A window from Streptomyces sp. NBC_00299 encodes these proteins:
- a CDS encoding (2Fe-2S)-binding protein: MPSYSFTLNGKRVTVEAPADMPLLWVLRDLLNVTGPKYGCGVGACRACTSHLDGDEIQPCVVPVADCAGRAVTTIEGLADGDRLHPVQQAWLDCDVAQCGFCQPGQIMATAALLKKTPRPTDADIDRIENVCRCGTYARIREAIKKAAANS; the protein is encoded by the coding sequence ATGCCGTCCTACTCCTTCACTCTCAACGGCAAGCGGGTCACCGTCGAGGCCCCCGCCGACATGCCCCTGCTGTGGGTGCTGCGCGACCTGCTGAACGTCACCGGCCCCAAGTACGGTTGTGGCGTGGGCGCCTGCCGTGCCTGCACCAGCCACCTCGACGGCGACGAGATCCAGCCCTGCGTCGTTCCGGTCGCCGACTGCGCCGGCCGTGCGGTCACCACCATCGAGGGCCTCGCCGACGGCGACCGCCTCCACCCCGTCCAACAGGCCTGGCTCGACTGCGACGTCGCGCAGTGCGGCTTCTGCCAGCCGGGCCAGATCATGGCCACGGCCGCCCTGCTGAAGAAGACGCCCCGGCCGACGGACGCGGACATCGACCGGATCGAGAACGTCTGCCGCTGCGGTACGTACGCCAGGATCCGGGAGGCGATCAAGAAGGCCGCCGCCAACAGCTGA